In methanogenic archaeon ISO4-H5, the following are encoded in one genomic region:
- a CDS encoding transmembrane protein yields MIGYQRALDAICLAAAAVLVVMSILSIMENVRHLYELCTGLVCAFFCLLPTIFARKHIMSLPLWFAFFMEVAIFLHAYGVLLMSYDLLEFYDTLTHTFSSFVISLCVIMTLFTLQRYNERIKFTVGFTTVFIFVIMMAFGTYWEVLEYVVDQLTGTGMQYSPFDTVRDMFSNALGSMLGSLFIYIYMRRWSIEEFIDSINVNKKLRKFLAGKHGEHKA; encoded by the coding sequence ATGATCGGATACCAGAGGGCATTGGATGCCATCTGTCTGGCGGCTGCCGCGGTGCTTGTCGTCATGAGCATCCTTTCGATCATGGAGAATGTCCGTCACCTTTACGAGTTATGCACCGGGCTGGTCTGCGCATTCTTCTGTCTGCTTCCCACGATCTTCGCGAGGAAGCACATCATGAGCCTTCCGTTGTGGTTCGCCTTCTTCATGGAGGTGGCGATATTCCTCCACGCGTACGGTGTCCTGCTCATGAGCTACGACTTGCTGGAGTTCTACGATACCCTCACCCACACGTTCTCCTCATTCGTCATCAGTCTCTGTGTGATAATGACCCTCTTCACCCTGCAGCGCTATAATGAGAGGATCAAGTTCACGGTTGGATTCACGACCGTTTTCATCTTCGTTATCATGATGGCGTTCGGAACCTATTGGGAGGTTCTCGAGTATGTTGTGGATCAGCTTACCGGTACAGGTATGCAGTACAGTCCCTTCGACACTGTCCGCGACATGTTCTCCAATGCGTTGGGATCGATGCTCGGCTCGCTGTTCATTTACATCTACATGAGGCGCTGGTCCATCGAGGAGTTCATTGATTCCATCAATGTCAACAAAAAACTCAGGAAGTTCCTCGCCGGAAAACACGGCGAGCACAAAGCCTGA
- a CDS encoding transmembrane protein, with the protein MNGRSIVWVSLAMVVVLAAVSALKFDFVTVAVAVIYAVVLLYPLRRDGRVYHNAVSLTALVGLIALTVLNVLGLLGMFSDIYYANVPWMWVLELLCVPLVTFPMGFMLGSMFEVYGGSYISKRWLIVFGIAFAMAVSGVYIFTVGFDLWYTGQPFFNQYTSEHVEHLPPEIVLSNRTQMAAGTCATASVIVIAFIFRYMTKKKTLQELCGGDFE; encoded by the coding sequence ATGAACGGACGCAGTATCGTTTGGGTGTCCCTGGCAATGGTGGTGGTACTCGCAGCAGTATCAGCGTTGAAATTCGATTTCGTTACCGTAGCTGTTGCAGTCATCTATGCTGTGGTTCTGCTCTATCCTCTGCGCCGTGACGGCAGGGTCTATCACAATGCCGTGTCACTCACCGCACTGGTAGGACTCATCGCCCTCACGGTACTGAACGTTCTTGGCCTTCTGGGTATGTTCTCGGATATATATTATGCGAACGTCCCCTGGATGTGGGTCCTGGAACTCCTTTGCGTCCCTTTGGTGACATTCCCCATGGGGTTCATGCTGGGATCCATGTTCGAGGTCTACGGAGGGTCCTACATTTCCAAACGCTGGCTCATCGTATTCGGTATCGCATTCGCCATGGCCGTTTCCGGAGTCTATATCTTCACTGTGGGATTCGACCTGTGGTACACGGGACAGCCCTTCTTCAACCAGTATACCAGCGAGCACGTGGAGCATCTCCCGCCGGAGATCGTCCTCAGCAACCGTACTCAGATGGCGGCAGGCACCTGTGCCACCGCTTCGGTGATCGTAATCGCGTTCATTTTCAGGTATATGACCAAGAAGAAGACCCTTCAGGAGCTTTGCGGAGGCGATTTCGAATGA
- a CDS encoding translation initiation factor aIF-2 gamma subunit: MKVPKQPEINIGMIGHVDHGKTTLTKALSGEWTDRHSEEIKRGISIRLGYADVAFYKCPNCKGAAAYCTTKKCPKCGAETEFHRAVSFVDAPGHETLMATMLSGAALMDGALLLIAANEHCPQPQTKEHLMALSIIGIDKIVIVQNKIDIVTREQAMQNYKEIKEFVKGTVAENAPIIPVSANRGVNIDLLIEAIENNIVANVKRNVDAEPIMHVARSFDINAPGTTPEKLRGGVIGGSLMQGKFKIGDEIEVVPGRRIEAAGKVTYERITAKIISLNAGEKSVKEVLPGGLIAIGTELDPAITKSDGLTGRVVGIPGHLPPVVSTFKMKTVLMDRVVGSAADLRVDDIKSNEPLMLSVGTATTVGVVKSAREGYADVVLKLPVCILPGQRVAISRRISNKWRLIGYGIIDQ, translated from the coding sequence GATCGGTCACGTCGACCACGGAAAGACCACCCTTACCAAGGCACTTTCCGGCGAGTGGACCGACCGTCACTCCGAGGAGATCAAAAGAGGTATCTCCATCAGGCTCGGGTACGCTGACGTAGCCTTCTACAAGTGTCCTAACTGCAAAGGCGCCGCCGCTTACTGCACGACCAAGAAGTGCCCCAAGTGCGGTGCTGAGACAGAGTTCCACAGGGCAGTGTCCTTCGTGGACGCACCCGGTCACGAGACCCTTATGGCCACCATGCTCTCGGGAGCCGCCCTCATGGACGGAGCCCTCCTGCTGATTGCAGCCAACGAGCACTGCCCCCAGCCCCAGACCAAGGAGCATCTGATGGCCCTGTCGATTATCGGAATCGACAAGATCGTCATCGTTCAGAACAAGATCGATATCGTCACCCGCGAACAGGCGATGCAGAACTACAAGGAGATCAAGGAGTTCGTCAAAGGCACCGTTGCCGAGAACGCTCCCATCATTCCTGTTTCCGCCAACCGCGGTGTGAACATCGACCTTCTCATCGAGGCCATTGAGAACAACATCGTGGCCAACGTCAAGAGGAACGTCGATGCCGAGCCCATCATGCATGTGGCCCGTTCCTTCGATATCAACGCACCCGGAACCACTCCCGAGAAGCTCCGCGGAGGAGTCATCGGAGGATCCCTGATGCAGGGTAAGTTCAAGATCGGAGACGAGATCGAGGTCGTTCCCGGCAGGCGCATAGAAGCAGCCGGCAAAGTGACCTACGAGAGGATCACCGCCAAGATCATCTCCCTCAATGCTGGGGAGAAGAGCGTCAAGGAGGTACTTCCCGGAGGACTCATTGCCATCGGAACCGAGCTGGATCCGGCCATTACCAAATCCGACGGACTAACCGGACGTGTCGTGGGAATCCCCGGACATCTGCCCCCGGTTGTCAGTACGTTCAAGATGAAGACTGTCCTGATGGACCGTGTGGTGGGTTCCGCCGCAGACCTCAGGGTCGACGACATCAAGAGTAACGAGCCCCTCATGCTCAGTGTCGGTACCGCTACCACCGTGGGGGTCGTCAAGAGCGCCCGCGAGGGTTACGCCGACGTGGTCCTCAAGCTCCCTGTATGCATCCTGCCCGGACAGAGGGTCGCCATTTCGAGGAGAATCTCCAACAAGTGGAGGCTCATCGGATACGGCATCATCGATCAGTGA